The Triplophysa rosa linkage group LG25, Trosa_1v2, whole genome shotgun sequence genome window below encodes:
- the nppc gene encoding C-type natriuretic peptide yields the protein MITSHLVACGLILTLLSASTETKPLTQAEQRSLSALFGDELSEFLASDESQRRVEDRARLLRDFRMDTRAKGMWARIMNDQPGSRRHRAGSKKGGTTARSGCFGHKMDRIGTMSGMGCQPSHYPSVNNLS from the exons ATGATCACCTCGCATCTGGTGGCTTGTGGACTTATTCTGACTCTTCTATCAGCCAGTACAGAGACAAAACCATTAACGCAGGCGGAACAGAGG TCTCTCAGTGCACTATTTGGAGACGAGCTGTCCGAGTTCCTAGCATCAGATGAGAGTCAAAGAAGGGTGGAGGACAGAGCACGCCTTCTCCGGGACTTCCGAATGGACACCCGGGCCAAAGGCATGTGGGCTCGGATCATGAACGACCAGCCCGGATCAAGGAGACACAGAGCTGGATCTAAGAAAGGCGGAACGACAGCCAGGAGCGGATGCTTTGGACACAAGATGGATAGGATAGGAACAATGAGTGGAATGGGTTGCCAACCGTCTCACTACCCCTCTGTAAACAATCTTTCATG A